One segment of Massilia sp. Se16.2.3 DNA contains the following:
- the mzaD gene encoding MZA anti-phage system associated PD-(D/E)XK motif protein MzaD, with the protein MAPLINEEVLAAWRALASDTRGEGGWRCIPISGLAGGRLQAARRFPENSEALIIGFSSVALPAPSMLPAAAGFRVERASVGLPGEWLALVRQEEGGIELFSRMVTDVVAAIAANAESSHQRKMQIFLGRIRAWQHFMSRSSGALSAEAELGLSGELVCLERLVSAGLDLHAAVEGWRGPLNGLQDFEVGSGAIEVKSTLAHDGFPVTIMSLAQLDDSVRQPLFLFGCRFALAADGLSLAAKVAALRSVLESDPAAAALFENALLHAGFVDAHAEHYTRCLTVSEGRFLRVDESFPRLVAANVPAAIRHARYEIDLDGVDVPAATIEHILTMTGAI; encoded by the coding sequence ATGGCGCCGCTGATTAACGAGGAAGTACTCGCTGCCTGGCGTGCGCTCGCCAGCGACACGCGTGGCGAGGGCGGCTGGCGCTGTATTCCGATTTCAGGATTGGCAGGGGGGCGTCTCCAGGCGGCTCGGCGGTTCCCGGAAAACAGTGAAGCCCTCATCATCGGGTTCTCATCAGTCGCCCTGCCTGCACCATCGATGCTACCCGCCGCGGCTGGCTTTCGCGTTGAACGCGCTTCGGTGGGACTGCCAGGCGAATGGCTTGCGCTGGTCCGTCAGGAGGAGGGGGGTATCGAACTGTTCTCGAGAATGGTAACCGATGTCGTGGCAGCAATCGCGGCGAACGCGGAGTCGTCCCATCAGCGAAAGATGCAGATTTTCCTTGGTCGCATTCGAGCATGGCAACACTTCATGAGCAGGAGCTCGGGAGCATTAAGCGCTGAAGCCGAACTGGGGTTGAGCGGCGAGCTTGTATGTCTCGAACGGCTGGTTTCCGCTGGGCTGGACCTGCATGCGGCAGTCGAGGGCTGGCGTGGGCCGCTTAATGGCCTCCAGGATTTCGAGGTCGGATCGGGTGCCATCGAGGTTAAGAGCACGCTGGCTCACGACGGCTTCCCGGTCACCATCATGTCTCTGGCGCAGCTGGATGATTCAGTGCGGCAACCGCTATTCCTTTTCGGCTGCCGCTTCGCCCTTGCGGCTGATGGTCTGTCGCTTGCCGCCAAGGTGGCTGCGCTGCGCAGTGTGCTCGAGAGCGACCCTGCGGCGGCGGCCCTGTTCGAGAATGCATTGCTGCATGCCGGGTTCGTGGACGCGCATGCAGAACATTACACCCGCTGTCTGACGGTGTCGGAAGGGCGATTCCTGCGTGTCGACGAAAGCTTTCCACGCCTCGTTGCCGCGAACGTGCCCGCTGCCATCCGCCACGCCCGCTATGAAATCGATCTGGACGGGGTCGATGTTCCCGCAGCCACGATCGAACATATCCTCACTATGACTGGAGCCATCTGA
- the mzaC gene encoding MZA anti-phage system associated Z1 domain-containing protein MzaC, producing MTSQVEANKTSVIKIVQELLFNEPDKSAITPALIAEKIALVLMMNQRWGEGLDRDAVSDELIRRFSVWRSQDSWLENNEGHVPWLTPERKKDWRYWQRYREFQEARMAWEAVDGLDKSSDRILGMLEDPQRKGPWDRRGLVVGHVQSGKTGNYTGLICKAADAGYKIIIVLAGMHNNLRTQTQMRLDEGFLGFETNPSAEGMRLIGVGTIDQDPSIRPNYATNRTDKGDFIASNVKNLGVSPEALPWLFVVKKNKTVLARLLRWIQTHVADAVEPETGRKVVTHLPLLIIDDEADHASVDTGAQLFDADGKADEDHQPTAINGLIRRILHAFHRKAYVGYTATPFANIFIHERGTTAEAGPDLFPAAFIHNLGSPSNYVGPARVFGLYNGDERQGSLPLVRTVDDHCSKDGRSGWMPVGHKNTHVPSDADESALPASLREAIDAFILSCAARQVRGQKAQHSSMLVHVTRFNAVQLEVHTRVEQYVRSIDQRLSRRIGHQPVLDRLAELWANDFEPTTAEMAEKVPDAGPFSFSTWGEIAEVLPLVVSEISVRVINGTAGDVLDYTETADGLKVIAIGGDKLARGLTLEGLCTSYFLRASRMYDTLMQMGRWFGYRPGYLDLCRLYTTSDLIEWFEHIADASEELRDEFDMMVESGGTPRDYGLKVVSHPVLMVTSRLKMRSARSLYLSFSGHVIETVALHRQQRQLDTNFAAFNELVAAMGEGKRDPVQQRPATDDRWSGVLWEAVSHEHVTDFLSAYSTHPEAMKANSLLLRDFIVKMVKENELTEWTVAVIGGGKPDNPVNVAGVSVQRAKRSAKSHTVDRQSIGRLLSPKDEGIDFGIEAWEAALAETRKIWKEDSARLKNQAEPDVPSGPILRRVRGHGAPGVQAHPERGVLLVYLVDVEGIQGEPATGETPVVAFGVSFPGSRSGTKVEYKVNNVLWELEYGAAD from the coding sequence ATGACGTCACAAGTCGAAGCCAACAAGACAAGCGTTATCAAGATCGTGCAGGAGCTGCTGTTCAATGAACCCGACAAGAGCGCCATCACGCCCGCACTGATCGCGGAGAAGATTGCGCTGGTGCTGATGATGAATCAGCGCTGGGGTGAAGGCCTCGACCGCGACGCGGTGTCGGACGAGCTGATTCGCCGGTTCAGCGTGTGGCGCAGCCAGGACAGCTGGCTCGAGAATAATGAAGGTCACGTGCCTTGGCTGACGCCCGAGCGCAAGAAGGACTGGCGCTACTGGCAGCGGTACCGGGAGTTCCAGGAGGCCCGCATGGCATGGGAGGCCGTCGACGGCCTCGACAAGTCTTCCGACCGCATTCTTGGCATGCTGGAAGACCCACAGCGCAAGGGCCCCTGGGACCGCCGCGGCCTTGTTGTCGGCCACGTTCAGTCCGGCAAAACCGGTAACTACACTGGCCTCATCTGCAAGGCAGCCGATGCCGGCTACAAGATCATCATCGTCCTCGCCGGGATGCACAACAACCTCCGTACGCAGACGCAGATGCGTCTCGACGAGGGCTTCCTCGGATTCGAGACCAACCCATCTGCCGAAGGCATGCGGCTCATCGGAGTAGGCACCATTGATCAGGATCCGTCGATCCGGCCGAACTACGCGACCAACCGGACGGACAAGGGCGATTTCATTGCCAGCAATGTCAAGAATCTAGGGGTATCGCCAGAAGCGCTCCCGTGGCTGTTCGTGGTGAAGAAGAACAAGACCGTGCTGGCCCGGCTGCTACGCTGGATTCAGACGCATGTTGCCGACGCGGTGGAGCCGGAGACCGGCCGCAAGGTGGTCACGCACCTGCCTCTCCTGATCATCGACGATGAAGCCGATCATGCCTCCGTTGATACCGGAGCGCAGCTCTTCGATGCCGACGGCAAGGCTGACGAGGACCACCAGCCTACGGCCATCAATGGTCTTATCCGGCGGATCCTGCACGCGTTTCATCGCAAGGCCTACGTCGGATATACGGCCACGCCATTTGCCAACATTTTCATTCACGAACGTGGCACCACCGCAGAGGCAGGGCCAGACCTTTTCCCGGCAGCATTCATTCACAATCTTGGTTCGCCTTCCAACTACGTTGGCCCGGCGCGTGTGTTCGGTCTCTACAATGGAGATGAGCGTCAGGGCAGCCTGCCGCTGGTGCGCACCGTCGACGATCACTGCAGCAAGGATGGACGATCCGGCTGGATGCCGGTTGGGCACAAGAATACCCATGTTCCATCGGATGCCGATGAAAGCGCGCTGCCAGCCTCTCTGCGTGAAGCCATCGACGCGTTCATCCTTTCCTGTGCCGCGCGTCAGGTACGGGGACAGAAAGCGCAGCACAGCTCGATGTTGGTCCACGTGACCCGCTTCAACGCAGTTCAGCTCGAAGTCCACACGCGCGTCGAACAATACGTGCGCTCCATCGATCAGCGCCTGTCGCGGCGGATAGGGCATCAGCCGGTTCTGGACAGGCTGGCCGAACTGTGGGCGAATGATTTCGAGCCCACTACGGCAGAGATGGCGGAAAAGGTACCCGACGCGGGTCCCTTCAGCTTCAGCACATGGGGAGAAATCGCTGAGGTTCTGCCGCTCGTAGTCAGCGAGATCAGCGTGCGAGTAATCAATGGCACAGCTGGCGACGTGCTGGACTACACCGAAACCGCTGATGGCCTGAAGGTAATCGCAATTGGGGGCGACAAGCTGGCACGGGGACTGACGCTGGAAGGACTGTGCACGAGCTACTTCCTGCGCGCTTCGCGGATGTACGACACGCTCATGCAGATGGGACGCTGGTTCGGCTATCGTCCGGGCTATCTCGATCTCTGCCGCCTTTACACCACTTCGGACCTGATCGAATGGTTTGAACACATCGCCGATGCGTCCGAGGAGCTGCGAGACGAGTTCGACATGATGGTGGAAAGCGGCGGCACACCCCGCGACTATGGCCTGAAGGTCGTATCGCATCCGGTGCTGATGGTTACCTCGCGCCTGAAGATGCGCTCGGCACGGAGCCTGTACCTGTCGTTCAGCGGGCATGTCATCGAAACCGTGGCGCTGCATCGACAGCAACGGCAGCTCGACACGAACTTCGCGGCGTTCAATGAACTGGTCGCGGCCATGGGCGAAGGCAAGCGGGATCCGGTACAGCAGCGCCCCGCAACGGACGACCGTTGGAGCGGGGTGCTCTGGGAGGCGGTGTCGCATGAACACGTGACTGATTTCCTCAGCGCATACAGCACGCATCCTGAGGCAATGAAGGCGAACAGCCTCCTGCTTCGTGACTTCATCGTCAAGATGGTCAAGGAAAACGAACTGACAGAATGGACTGTGGCAGTGATTGGTGGCGGAAAGCCGGACAACCCCGTCAACGTTGCCGGCGTATCCGTGCAACGGGCGAAGCGTTCGGCGAAGTCGCACACGGTGGACCGGCAGTCTATCGGTCGTCTGCTGTCGCCCAAAGACGAGGGTATTGATTTCGGCATTGAGGCGTGGGAAGCCGCACTGGCGGAGACACGCAAGATCTGGAAGGAAGATTCTGCTCGATTGAAGAATCAGGCAGAGCCTGATGTTCCGAGCGGCCCTATTCTGCGGCGAGTACGGGGGCATGGTGCCCCTGGAGTACAAGCCCATCCCGAGCGGGGCGTACTGCTCGTGTATCTGGTCGATGTCGAAGGTATTCAAGGCGAACCGGCTACAGGTGAAACGCCGGTGGTCGCTTTCGGAGTGAGCTTCCCCGGAAGCCGTTCCGGTACAAAGGTCGAATACAAAGTCAATAACGTTCTTTGGGAACTGGAATATGGCGCCGCTGATTAA
- a CDS encoding AIPR family protein — protein sequence MVLKDFLSAVHDEVRDRMAADAASTGGAPQFAELVFTSVFARHMAERGITYDSQPCRYFASIDHHDLRLSGYALSDELDRLDAFVSVYSGDEEPRSISEQDALDAAEQCGRFLEMSARGTLAAHVDASHDAFLLISTIASAWSDMSHVRIHVLTDMCAGTMLLPSLEIGGKTVAVEVVDIERVFDQQQGAELQSRFRALSTFREEWMASIAVDVQASGESASAIFADDAAARLTDAEEFADFQRCDFNGTAAGRGPMRVNGHAFDDTDGTLALMVTDFSGAQDIDYLGTNDARLHFDMLETFIDASLHGDVSRDPGLAGTPIAGLAADIVRMRPGILRIRMYLVTDRLSDFGGELEGSDELSGIALERYVWDAARFHRASESVSGRDDLEVDFCVDGSNGVPALHAGSADGDYEGYLCTIGGAVLAAIYERHGSRLLEGNVRSFLSTKGKINSAIQTTISDKPEMFFAYNNGIAATAEAVEFDSASSRIVRAVNLQIVNGGQTTASLAAAWRAGHDLSKICVQMKLSVLSPARAGELIPLIARFANSQNKVNESDFFANHPYHHRIEQLSQRVMAPAVEGEEQTRWYYERSRGQYVNEQKNLDSNGKKRFLAINPKSQLLTKLDVAKYENTWKGLPHKVSCGAQKNFVFFAGWLAKRWTENDSAFDELYFRNLVAMSILFRHTERLVGEQPWYQGAYRANIVTYALAVLQFTVLKSGKGRQLDLDEIWKTQRVPDALSDYIASIAKAVLGVLTDPERPRANVTEWAKQEACWERARDAVVPLSEPVFDNLVDPISRKYAEGSGVQEVGYGVFARTAVLGIRPAQWEELRQWGAANAMLDAREAELLRSATRIPKFVPSVKECERIWSIRSKLIKEGFEEPDKRLSA from the coding sequence ATGGTATTGAAGGATTTTCTCTCGGCCGTGCACGACGAGGTGCGCGACCGAATGGCAGCGGATGCCGCATCGACAGGCGGCGCGCCCCAGTTCGCCGAACTTGTGTTCACATCAGTATTTGCTCGCCACATGGCCGAACGGGGCATTACCTATGACTCGCAGCCATGCCGCTACTTCGCTTCCATCGACCATCACGACCTCCGGCTCAGCGGATACGCTCTTTCCGATGAGCTCGACAGACTCGACGCCTTTGTCAGTGTGTACAGCGGCGATGAGGAGCCACGCTCCATCAGCGAGCAGGACGCCCTCGATGCTGCTGAGCAGTGCGGGCGTTTTCTCGAGATGTCGGCGCGTGGCACGCTGGCCGCGCACGTCGACGCGTCGCATGACGCATTTCTGTTGATTTCCACCATCGCCAGCGCGTGGTCCGATATGTCGCACGTGCGTATCCACGTGCTGACGGATATGTGCGCCGGAACGATGCTCTTGCCATCGCTTGAAATTGGGGGAAAGACCGTCGCCGTCGAGGTAGTGGATATCGAACGCGTCTTCGATCAGCAGCAGGGTGCTGAGTTGCAATCACGTTTTCGTGCCCTCTCAACTTTTCGCGAAGAATGGATGGCATCGATTGCGGTCGACGTTCAGGCCAGTGGCGAAAGCGCGAGTGCCATCTTTGCCGACGATGCCGCGGCACGCTTGACCGATGCAGAGGAGTTCGCGGACTTCCAGCGCTGTGATTTCAACGGAACCGCTGCAGGTCGCGGCCCGATGCGTGTAAATGGCCATGCATTTGACGATACAGATGGCACTCTGGCGTTAATGGTCACTGATTTTTCCGGCGCTCAGGATATCGACTATCTCGGAACCAATGACGCTCGCCTGCACTTCGACATGCTGGAGACATTCATCGACGCGTCGTTGCACGGCGATGTGTCTAGGGACCCCGGTTTGGCGGGTACCCCCATCGCCGGCCTTGCGGCGGACATCGTTCGCATGCGGCCCGGCATTCTGCGCATTCGGATGTATCTGGTCACTGATCGGCTGTCGGACTTCGGCGGGGAACTTGAAGGAAGCGACGAGCTGTCCGGGATTGCTCTGGAACGGTATGTGTGGGATGCAGCACGCTTTCACCGCGCTTCCGAATCCGTCAGCGGGCGGGATGATCTCGAAGTCGATTTCTGTGTCGACGGTAGCAACGGGGTTCCCGCTCTGCATGCCGGGTCAGCCGACGGTGACTATGAGGGGTACCTCTGCACTATTGGCGGGGCGGTGCTGGCCGCGATTTATGAGCGCCACGGAAGCCGCCTTCTTGAGGGGAACGTTCGATCCTTCCTTAGCACAAAGGGGAAGATCAACTCAGCTATCCAGACAACCATTTCCGACAAACCGGAGATGTTTTTCGCGTACAACAACGGCATCGCTGCAACCGCCGAGGCAGTTGAATTCGATTCTGCCTCGTCGCGCATCGTCAGGGCGGTCAATCTTCAGATCGTCAATGGCGGTCAGACCACAGCGTCCCTCGCGGCCGCATGGCGCGCTGGGCACGACCTGTCGAAAATCTGCGTGCAGATGAAGCTGTCAGTACTCTCGCCGGCTCGCGCGGGCGAACTGATACCGTTGATTGCTCGATTCGCCAATAGCCAGAACAAAGTCAATGAGTCGGACTTTTTCGCAAACCACCCGTACCATCACAGGATTGAACAGCTCTCCCAGCGCGTTATGGCGCCGGCTGTCGAGGGAGAGGAGCAGACGCGATGGTATTACGAACGGTCGCGGGGGCAATACGTCAACGAGCAGAAGAATCTCGACAGCAATGGCAAAAAGCGCTTCCTCGCGATAAACCCGAAATCGCAGCTGCTGACGAAACTCGATGTCGCCAAGTACGAGAACACTTGGAAGGGATTGCCGCACAAGGTCAGCTGTGGAGCTCAGAAAAATTTCGTCTTCTTCGCTGGCTGGTTGGCGAAGCGTTGGACCGAGAACGACAGCGCGTTCGACGAACTCTATTTCAGGAATCTAGTTGCGATGTCGATCCTGTTCCGCCATACCGAGCGTCTCGTCGGTGAACAGCCCTGGTATCAAGGAGCATACCGCGCCAATATCGTCACGTACGCTCTGGCTGTGCTTCAGTTCACGGTGCTCAAGAGTGGGAAGGGGCGTCAGCTCGATCTTGACGAGATCTGGAAAACGCAGCGTGTTCCTGATGCGCTCAGCGACTACATCGCGAGCATTGCCAAGGCCGTTCTTGGTGTTTTGACTGACCCGGAGCGGCCCCGTGCGAACGTGACCGAATGGGCCAAGCAGGAAGCTTGCTGGGAGCGGGCGCGCGATGCTGTTGTTCCGCTGAGCGAGCCGGTGTTCGACAACTTGGTAGATCCAATCTCGCGCAAATACGCCGAAGGCAGTGGGGTACAGGAGGTTGGGTATGGCGTTTTCGCGAGAACGGCTGTCTTGGGAATTCGGCCAGCTCAGTGGGAAGAGCTGCGGCAATGGGGCGCTGCGAACGCCATGCTCGATGCGCGTGAAGCAGAACTGCTCCGGTCTGCCACCCGAATTCCGAAATTCGTCCCATCAGTGAAGGAATGCGAGCGGATTTGGTCAATACGGTCCAAGTTGATCAAAGAGGGTTTTGAAGAGCCAGATAAGCGTCTGAGTGCTTGA
- the mzaE gene encoding MZA anti-phage system associated AIPR family protein MzaE, with the protein MELIDFLHQTQHDVRQEMAARAAEPGGETPFAELVFTEVVTRHMSDIGMTFEPEICHYSARVGEGILKLSGYALSEDVDQLDLYVSLYEGCDDLVGIPDSETTRAAEQCSRFLNQCVSGTLSAKMDESHDAFALVQTIEKAYAGLEQIRIYVLTDRKAKTRNFQARQIQGKTVKLEVMDIERLFNHWQGGKPRDELVVNFSDVCGSSLPCVWVSDSEAEYDYAMTVFPGEALRFLYEKYGPRILEANVRSFLSQTNTVNKGIRDTLRDQPERFMAYNNGVVIVADEAHLERAADGSPGIAWLKGMQVVNGGQTMASIFFTKKKFAGVDLRKVRVPAKVIVLRRSDEVSEDALIADISRYANSQSAVKGSDHYANKPFHVQMEKLAMTTYCPDGVGRWYYERAAGSYKVMLDREAKSAVDLRRLQDSMPPSRKLTKTDFAKYLCGWMQLPDLVSLGGQKAFPIFMKRVMQADDETPNLPDAAEYRHMIAKVIIFKTATRLLKSRFPAFKANVTAYTVAVVSLMLGDRISLDAIWQKQGISTELGNQIVTWSDEVNDMLHRTANGRMLSEWAKKKECWEMLSKHAWSNPDQSIPEVAASRSRPVL; encoded by the coding sequence ATGGAACTCATCGATTTTTTGCACCAGACGCAACATGACGTAAGGCAGGAAATGGCGGCACGCGCTGCCGAACCTGGAGGAGAAACACCATTCGCCGAGCTGGTTTTCACCGAGGTGGTCACACGGCACATGTCCGATATCGGGATGACTTTCGAACCCGAGATCTGCCACTATTCTGCTCGAGTAGGGGAAGGGATATTGAAGCTCAGCGGTTACGCGCTGTCCGAGGACGTCGACCAGCTCGACCTGTACGTCAGTCTGTACGAGGGCTGCGACGACCTGGTTGGGATCCCTGACTCCGAAACCACCCGCGCAGCGGAACAGTGCTCCCGCTTCCTCAACCAGTGCGTATCGGGCACGCTGTCTGCAAAAATGGACGAGTCTCACGATGCATTCGCACTAGTCCAGACGATCGAGAAGGCGTACGCAGGCCTCGAGCAGATCCGCATTTACGTTCTCACTGATCGCAAGGCCAAAACTCGAAACTTCCAAGCACGCCAGATCCAGGGCAAGACAGTCAAGCTAGAGGTAATGGACATCGAACGCTTGTTCAATCACTGGCAGGGTGGCAAGCCGCGGGACGAACTGGTTGTAAATTTCAGCGATGTCTGCGGCAGCTCCCTTCCATGTGTCTGGGTATCGGACAGCGAGGCGGAATACGACTACGCAATGACCGTGTTCCCCGGTGAAGCATTGCGCTTTCTCTACGAAAAGTATGGCCCGCGCATCCTGGAAGCGAACGTGCGGTCTTTCCTTAGCCAGACCAACACAGTCAACAAGGGGATCCGTGACACTCTGCGCGATCAGCCAGAGCGGTTCATGGCGTACAACAACGGTGTCGTCATCGTCGCAGACGAAGCACACTTGGAGCGCGCTGCCGACGGCAGTCCGGGCATTGCATGGCTCAAGGGAATGCAGGTCGTCAACGGGGGGCAAACCATGGCCTCGATCTTTTTCACGAAGAAGAAGTTCGCCGGAGTCGATCTTCGCAAGGTCCGTGTGCCTGCCAAGGTTATCGTTCTGCGGCGGTCGGACGAAGTTTCCGAGGACGCGCTGATCGCCGACATCTCTCGCTATGCGAACTCACAGAGTGCAGTAAAGGGCTCGGACCATTACGCGAACAAGCCATTCCATGTCCAGATGGAGAAGCTGGCGATGACTACATACTGTCCGGACGGCGTTGGGCGCTGGTACTACGAGCGCGCTGCGGGCAGCTACAAAGTGATGCTGGATCGAGAAGCCAAATCGGCAGTCGACCTTCGGCGCCTGCAGGATTCGATGCCGCCAAGCCGCAAGTTGACCAAGACCGATTTTGCCAAGTACCTCTGCGGCTGGATGCAGCTCCCGGATCTAGTCAGTCTAGGGGGGCAGAAGGCATTCCCGATCTTCATGAAACGGGTGATGCAGGCCGACGACGAGACGCCGAATCTTCCTGACGCCGCTGAGTACCGGCACATGATCGCGAAAGTGATCATCTTCAAAACGGCGACACGTCTGCTGAAGAGCCGTTTCCCGGCGTTCAAGGCGAACGTGACTGCCTATACCGTGGCGGTCGTCTCGCTGATGCTGGGCGACCGGATCAGTCTCGACGCCATTTGGCAGAAGCAGGGAATTTCGACGGAACTCGGCAATCAGATCGTCACGTGGTCGGACGAAGTAAACGACATGCTTCACCGTACGGCTAACGGTCGAATGCTTTCCGAATGGGCAAAGAAGAAAGAGTGCTGGGAGATGCTGTCGAAGCACGCATGGTCGAATCCTGATCAGAGTATCCCTGAAGTGGCTGCGTCACGCTCACGGCCCGTTCTCTGA
- the gyrB gene encoding DNA topoisomerase (ATP-hydrolyzing) subunit B — MSDNANNMPQSPMPSDEYGAASIQILEGLEAVRKRPGMYIGDTSDGTGLHHLVFEVLDNSIDESLAGYCTEIHVTIHADNSISIADNGRGIPTGVKMDDKHEPKRSATEIALTELHAGGKFNQNSYKVSGGLHGVGVSCVNALSKLLRVTVRQKGKVHQMEFVRGVPQNREIEIVDGFEVSPIKVIGETDKRGTEVHFWADEEIFTHVEFHYEILSKRIRELSFLNNGVNIKLSDHRTGKEEVFAFEGGTRGFVEYINKTKSVLHPTVFQATGDRMSEHGTNISVDVSMQWNDAYNEQVLCFTNNIPQRDGGTHLTGLRAAMTRVINKYIDENDFAKKAKVEISGDDMREGLTCVLSVKVPEPKFSSQTKDKLVSSEVRGPVEEIVAKTLTDFLNEKPNDAKIICGKIVEAARAREAARKARDLTRRKGVMDGLGLSSKLADCQERDPALAELYIVEGDSAGGSAKQGRDRKFQAILPLRGKVLNVEKARFEKMLSSEQITTLIATLGTSIGPDEFNVDKLRYHRIIIMTDADVDGAHIRTLLLTLFYRQMPQLVERGHIYIAQPPLYKVKAGRDERYLKDDIEEASYMMTVALNGASLIPRDGADPINGDALAELVRQYNLANAIMMRLTRVIDRAALTAIMSGTTLDMSTLDAAGASAQAMEQAINDPAVRVVVRSDDLSEKHSLRIERMRHGNVYVTSIDADFVLSNDYAVLANAAATFQGLMGEGAIMRRGEGEKMKEFAVREFHEAMIWLREEAERGVSKQRYKGLGEMNPEQLWETTMDPTVRRLLKVQIEDAIAADQIFTTLMGDDVEPRRNFIESNALQAGNIDV, encoded by the coding sequence ATGTCCGATAACGCCAATAACATGCCCCAATCGCCGATGCCCTCGGACGAGTACGGCGCCGCCTCGATTCAAATTCTGGAAGGCCTGGAAGCGGTGCGCAAGCGCCCAGGCATGTACATTGGCGATACCTCGGACGGTACCGGCCTGCACCACCTCGTCTTCGAGGTGCTCGATAACTCGATCGACGAATCGCTGGCGGGCTACTGCACGGAAATCCACGTCACCATCCACGCCGACAATTCGATCTCGATTGCCGACAATGGCCGCGGCATTCCGACCGGCGTCAAGATGGACGACAAGCACGAGCCGAAGCGCTCGGCCACCGAAATCGCCCTGACCGAACTGCACGCCGGCGGCAAGTTCAACCAGAATTCGTATAAAGTCTCGGGCGGCCTGCACGGCGTCGGCGTCTCCTGCGTGAACGCATTGTCGAAACTGCTGCGCGTGACCGTGCGCCAAAAAGGCAAAGTGCACCAGATGGAATTCGTGCGCGGCGTTCCGCAGAACCGCGAAATCGAAATCGTCGACGGTTTCGAGGTTTCCCCGATCAAGGTCATCGGCGAAACCGATAAACGCGGCACCGAAGTGCACTTCTGGGCCGACGAAGAAATCTTCACCCACGTCGAATTCCACTACGAGATCCTGTCGAAGCGTATTCGCGAACTTTCGTTCCTGAACAACGGCGTCAACATCAAGCTCTCCGACCACCGCACCGGCAAGGAAGAAGTCTTCGCTTTCGAAGGCGGCACCCGCGGCTTCGTCGAATACATCAACAAGACCAAGAGCGTCCTGCACCCGACCGTGTTCCAGGCCACCGGCGACCGCATGTCCGAGCACGGCACGAACATCTCGGTCGACGTCTCGATGCAGTGGAACGATGCCTACAACGAGCAGGTGCTGTGCTTCACGAATAACATCCCGCAGCGCGACGGCGGCACCCACCTGACCGGCCTGCGTGCGGCGATGACCCGCGTGATCAATAAATACATCGACGAGAACGATTTCGCCAAGAAGGCGAAAGTCGAAATCTCGGGCGACGACATGCGCGAGGGTCTCACCTGCGTGCTGTCGGTGAAAGTGCCGGAGCCGAAATTCTCGTCGCAGACCAAGGACAAACTGGTGTCGTCGGAAGTGCGCGGCCCGGTCGAGGAAATCGTCGCGAAAACCCTGACCGACTTCCTCAACGAAAAGCCGAACGACGCGAAAATCATCTGCGGCAAGATCGTGGAAGCCGCCCGCGCCCGTGAAGCCGCCCGTAAAGCGCGCGACCTCACCCGCCGCAAGGGCGTGATGGACGGCCTGGGCCTGTCGTCGAAACTGGCCGACTGCCAGGAACGCGACCCGGCACTGGCCGAACTGTACATCGTCGAGGGTGACTCGGCAGGCGGCTCCGCGAAACAGGGCCGCGACCGTAAATTCCAGGCGATCCTGCCGCTGCGCGGCAAGGTGCTGAACGTGGAAAAAGCGCGTTTCGAGAAAATGCTGTCGTCGGAGCAGATCACCACCCTGATCGCCACGCTGGGCACCTCGATCGGCCCGGACGAATTCAACGTCGACAAACTGCGCTACCACCGCATCATCATCATGACCGATGCGGACGTCGACGGCGCCCACATCCGCACCCTGCTGCTGACGCTGTTCTACCGCCAGATGCCGCAGCTGGTGGAACGTGGCCACATCTACATTGCCCAGCCGCCGCTGTACAAGGTCAAGGCCGGCCGCGACGAGCGCTACCTGAAGGACGACATCGAGGAAGCGAGCTACATGATGACGGTGGCGCTGAACGGCGCTTCGCTCATCCCGCGTGACGGCGCCGATCCAATCAACGGTGACGCCCTGGCCGAACTGGTGCGCCAGTACAACCTGGCGAACGCCATCATGATGCGCCTGACGCGCGTGATCGACCGCGCCGCACTGACCGCCATCATGAGCGGCACCACGCTCGACATGTCGACCCTGGACGCGGCCGGCGCCTCTGCCCAGGCGATGGAACAGGCGATCAACGACCCGGCCGTGCGCGTGGTCGTGCGTTCGGACGACCTGTCCGAAAAGCATTCCCTGCGCATCGAGCGCATGCGCCACGGTAACGTCTACGTCACCTCGATCGACGCCGACTTCGTCCTCAGCAACGATTACGCCGTGCTGGCGAACGCTGCAGCGACCTTCCAGGGCCTCATGGGCGAAGGCGCCATCATGCGCCGCGGCGAAGGCGAAAAGATGAAGGAATTCGCCGTACGCGAATTCCACGAAGCGATGATCTGGCTGCGCGAAGAAGCCGAACGCGGCGTCTCCAAACAGCGCTACAAAGGCCTGGGCGAGATGAATCCGGAACAGCTGTGGGAAACCACGATGGACCCGACCGTGCGCCGCCTGCTGAAGGTGCAGATCGAGGACGCGATTGCGGCAGACCAGATCTTTACCACGCTGATGGGCGATGACGTGGAGCCGCGCAGGAACTTCATTGAGTCGAATGCGCTGCAGGCGGGGAATATTGACGTTTAA